A single Terriglobales bacterium DNA region contains:
- a CDS encoding deoxyribonuclease IV translates to MPRSMAQEQTDILKQPPPKHPPKLTSRRIGIHTSTAGGTATAAERAYRLGCNTFQIFSSSPRRWKPYELGGQQCEQMSRLRARYGLNPLVVHAGYLLNLGSSNEHFYARTIASFCGELERALALRAEYLVVHPGSFRGISREEGLARAAHAISQASKGLDLAKGGLTVLIENTAGAEFSLGGSFEQVAALVGVLRGIIPVAACIDTCHTHVAGYDMVSEEGYRMTMQEIDSTIGLKNVPVWHCNDAKAAFGSKLDRHQHIGQGTIGLEPFRRLLNDPRTKHAAFIAETPIDHPGDDRRNMEALKALVEKSSPPRSQRTPRKNQALDLRG, encoded by the coding sequence CATGCCCCGCTCCATGGCCCAAGAGCAGACGGACATCCTCAAACAGCCGCCGCCCAAACATCCGCCTAAGCTGACCTCACGGCGCATCGGCATTCACACCTCGACGGCGGGCGGGACGGCCACCGCCGCGGAGCGTGCCTATCGCCTCGGCTGCAACACGTTTCAGATCTTTTCTTCCAGCCCGCGGCGGTGGAAGCCGTACGAGTTGGGCGGACAGCAGTGCGAGCAGATGAGTCGGCTGCGCGCCAGGTACGGCCTGAACCCGCTGGTGGTCCACGCCGGCTACCTGCTGAACCTGGGCAGCAGCAACGAGCACTTCTATGCCCGCACTATTGCCAGCTTCTGCGGCGAGCTGGAGCGCGCGCTGGCGTTGCGCGCGGAATACCTGGTCGTGCATCCTGGGTCGTTCCGCGGGATCAGCCGGGAAGAAGGACTGGCGCGGGCCGCTCACGCCATCAGCCAGGCCAGCAAAGGACTCGACCTGGCCAAGGGCGGGCTCACCGTCCTGATCGAGAACACCGCCGGCGCCGAATTCTCGCTGGGCGGCAGCTTCGAGCAGGTGGCGGCGCTGGTGGGCGTGCTGCGCGGGATCATCCCCGTCGCTGCCTGCATCGACACCTGCCACACCCATGTCGCTGGCTACGACATGGTCTCCGAGGAGGGCTACCGGATGACGATGCAGGAGATCGATTCGACCATCGGTCTGAAGAACGTCCCTGTCTGGCACTGCAATGACGCCAAGGCCGCGTTTGGCTCCAAGCTCGACCGGCACCAGCACATCGGGCAGGGAACCATCGGACTGGAGCCGTTCCGCCGCCTGCTGAACGATCCGCGGACCAAGCACGCCGCCTTCATCGCCGAAACGCCGATTGACCATCCTGGCGACGACCGGCGGAACATGGAAGCGCTGAAGGCGCTCGTTGAGAAGTCTTCACCGCCGAGATCGCAGAGAACGCCGAGAAAAAATCAGGCCTTAGATCTTCGCGGATGA